Sequence from the Myxococcales bacterium genome:
ACGCGCAGATTCGCCTCGATGCCGTCGGGCAGTTCGGTCGCCGTGATTTCCAAACCGGGAACGAGATGCAGGCCGAGCACCCGGTTGTGGTTGATCTCCACGTGCGCCACGTCGTCGGGCAGGTGATGATCCAGGTTGATGGATTCGAAAATCTCGCGGATGGTGTCGTCGATCGACATGTCATTCTCCCGCCAGCGGTAGGTTCGGGTGGTCGCAGGGCCGGCAATGGTTGTTGAACCGCAACTGGATTTTATCCACCGCTCCCTGGTCGATCAGCTGGCCGCAGCACATCAGGAAGGCGTGTTCGGCCTGCTGCAGCACGGCCATGCTGTGCGTGATCAGAATGATCGTCGCGCCGCCGGATTTGAGGATTTTAATGGCCGCGAAGATGCGCTCCAGCGCCTCGACATCAATCCCCGAATCGGGCTCGTCCATCAGGACCAGTTTCGGTTCCATGGCCAGGATCGAGGCCAGCTCGATCCGTTTCCGCTCGCCGCCGCTCAGGGTTTTATCGACCGCGCGCGCGAGGTAACTCGACGGATCCAAGCCCACCAGATCCAACATTTCGCCGACATGGCGCGTGGATTTGTCGCGGGCTCCGGCGGCAATGAATTTATGTACCGACAAACCTTCAAAGCGCGCCGGTTCCTGCCAGGCGAGGGTCATGCGCAACCGCCGCGCCCGCTCGTCGACCGGCAGGGATTTGATCGAATCGCCGGCGAAATAAATATCGCCGGTGTAGTTCTCATAGCCCGGCAAACCCATGATCGTGCCGGCCAATGTCGATTTGCCCGCGCCGTTGGGGCCGATCAGGGCATGGACGTGATTTTCCCAAAAGTCGATGGAAAGATTGTTCAGAATCTTTTTCCCGTTGAAGGCCATCGTCAAATTCCGGATTTCCAGAATGCCCATCGGCCACGCTCCTTTTTTGGACGGTAGAGAAAAAGATAAGTCCTGTCGCCCGGTTTCGCAGCGGGAAATCTCCGCCCCGGCGGATATTTTATTTCGCGGGTGTCGATTCGTTGGACAGGGAAGGGGTATAACTGCAATTGATCCGGTAATTGCATGGTTTTTTGCAATCGCGCATCTGCTCGCGAAAGCGCTTCGCACCAGGCGAAAACCAAAGCGTTCGCGGGTCGTCGCGCAACTCGCCGATTCTTCCGCAGAGATCGCACGCGGTGACGCCGCCGTCGGCCAGAACGATCAGATTGTCGTCGCCGAGGGGGCAGGGGCGGTCGGCCAGGAATTTCAGCGGGTCGGTGAAATATTCGCGCCACAGGGCGAATTGCGACGGGTCGTTGTCGATCGGGAAGCCCTGCCGCCGCAGTTCGGTCAGTTGCTCCAGCGTCGTCAGAACGGTTTCCAGATCCCGTGGCTCCCGCGGCCACAACGGGTCGGTTGTGAAGAAATCGTTGGACCACGGTTGCCACAGAGTCGGGACGACGGCCTGAAACCGATGCGAGTGCAGGCGGAAATTTTTCACCAGGTGTCGGGTCAGGGCGGGCAGTTCGGCCGCGTTGATCCGGTTGATCGTCGAAACGACGCCGACCGTCAGGGCCGAGTGGTGCGTCAGGTATTGCAACATATCCATGACGCCTTGGTAGAGCCCGGGACCGTTGCGCAAGCGGTCGTGGGTT
This genomic interval carries:
- a CDS encoding ATP-binding cassette domain-containing protein, producing MGILEIRNLTMAFNGKKILNNLSIDFWENHVHALIGPNGAGKSTLAGTIMGLPGYENYTGDIYFAGDSIKSLPVDERARRLRMTLAWQEPARFEGLSVHKFIAAGARDKSTRHVGEMLDLVGLDPSSYLARAVDKTLSGGERKRIELASILAMEPKLVLMDEPDSGIDVEALERIFAAIKILKSGGATIILITHSMAVLQQAEHAFLMCCGQLIDQGAVDKIQLRFNNHCRPCDHPNLPLAGE
- a CDS encoding radical SAM protein, with amino-acid sequence MSGLDPTRFLWRPNDGLPWFINLCVTSRCNLHCLGCRAGLHPAQEPSPADLRTFLDRLAAWLPRPRRVILTGGEPLLYPHLEEIVAHAAGLGFLPTINTNGSRLTAMTVDRLAGAGLAILNVSLDGIGETHDRLRNGPGLYQGVMDMLQYLTHHSALTVGVVSTINRINAAELPALTRHLVKNFRLHSHRFQAVVPTLWQPWSNDFFTTDPLWPREPRDLETVLTTLEQLTELRRQGFPIDNDPSQFALWREYFTDPLKFLADRPCPLGDDNLIVLADGGVTACDLCGRIGELRDDPRTLWFSPGAKRFREQMRDCKKPCNYRINCSYTPSLSNESTPAK